One stretch of Rhodoferax lithotrophicus DNA includes these proteins:
- a CDS encoding PhoX family protein, with the protein MSHLPQPSRRQALKFLASAPILPLGAMSVSSLMAGCATSGASTAPVGGASASATFTSMAAPTLANPAAMAATTVASSLKVGGTTQALAHQSFFITGDRVPDGQGGSVVAGGYFDIVNRPIMDKTVAGKERQFFSDCPDGTSLLQLPKTTVKGIKGKAVFAVVQFEYVTRDQAGNDRYGTLPSPMAVLTLDQDQATGQLRLVKYHNVDTSEVNGLWITCASSLSPWNTHLSSEEYEPDAFAVANDKRFKAFSKSLFGDESVANPYHYGHLPEVTVNSDGTATIVKHFCMGRISRELVQVMPDQRTALMGDDYTNGGLFMFVADKAAQLSAGTLYVAKWTQTSGAGPGSATLSWIKLGHASSKEIEALANTLKPTDIMEVKTTDPMDASFTKIQYSGKTNWVKLKSGMDKAAAFLETHRYAALKGASMGFTKMEGTTLNIKDKVAYSAMSYIQASMVDGSSDIKVQGPKAGAVYALNLKGGQNDLSGTAIASDWVAVDMAAPEALVGEDLVTPDALGNTAHADKIANPDNIKFSEKLRTLFIGEDSGMHVNNFLWAYNVDTKELSRIQSCPAGAESTGLGVVDDLNGWTYITSNFQHPGDWDKKLHNKVEATLDPLVRANFKDRFGAAVGYLSAGGKAIKLS; encoded by the coding sequence ATGTCTCATTTGCCTCAACCTTCACGCCGTCAGGCACTCAAGTTTTTAGCCAGTGCACCCATTTTGCCACTCGGAGCCATGTCGGTCAGCTCACTGATGGCTGGCTGCGCCACATCGGGTGCAAGTACTGCGCCTGTGGGTGGGGCATCGGCCTCTGCAACGTTTACTTCCATGGCTGCACCTACGTTGGCCAACCCTGCTGCCATGGCCGCAACCACGGTGGCTTCGAGTCTGAAGGTGGGCGGCACCACCCAAGCACTGGCACACCAGTCATTTTTCATCACCGGTGACCGCGTGCCCGATGGTCAGGGTGGTTCCGTGGTGGCTGGTGGTTACTTCGACATCGTGAATCGCCCGATCATGGACAAAACGGTCGCTGGCAAAGAGCGTCAATTTTTCTCGGATTGCCCGGACGGCACGTCCTTGTTGCAGTTGCCCAAGACAACGGTCAAGGGTATCAAGGGCAAAGCGGTGTTTGCGGTGGTGCAGTTTGAGTACGTGACCCGTGATCAGGCAGGAAATGACCGTTATGGCACATTGCCATCCCCCATGGCGGTGCTGACACTGGATCAGGATCAGGCCACCGGTCAACTAAGGTTGGTGAAATACCACAATGTAGACACTTCGGAAGTGAATGGCTTGTGGATCACCTGTGCGTCCAGCCTGTCCCCCTGGAACACACACCTGTCCAGCGAAGAATATGAGCCGGATGCCTTTGCCGTGGCCAATGACAAGCGTTTTAAGGCCTTCAGCAAGAGTCTGTTTGGTGATGAATCCGTGGCCAACCCGTACCATTATGGGCATCTGCCAGAAGTCACCGTCAATTCGGATGGCACAGCCACCATCGTCAAGCATTTCTGTATGGGCCGTATTTCCCGTGAACTGGTGCAAGTGATGCCTGACCAGCGTACTGCCTTGATGGGGGACGACTACACCAACGGCGGTCTGTTCATGTTTGTTGCTGACAAAGCGGCGCAGTTGTCCGCGGGTACCTTGTATGTGGCCAAGTGGACGCAAACATCAGGTGCAGGCCCAGGCAGTGCCACGCTGTCGTGGATCAAGTTGGGCCATGCCAGTAGCAAGGAAATCGAGGCCTTGGCCAATACGCTGAAACCCACAGACATCATGGAAGTCAAAACCACAGACCCGATGGATGCCAGCTTTACCAAAATTCAATACTCCGGCAAAACCAACTGGGTCAAGCTCAAGTCGGGTATGGACAAAGCAGCAGCCTTTCTTGAAACCCACCGCTACGCCGCACTCAAGGGAGCCAGTATGGGCTTCACCAAGATGGAAGGCACCACGCTCAACATCAAGGACAAAGTGGCTTATTCGGCCATGAGCTACATCCAGGCCTCCATGGTGGATGGTTCTAGTGACATCAAGGTGCAAGGCCCCAAAGCCGGTGCTGTGTATGCATTGAACCTTAAAGGCGGACAAAACGACCTGTCAGGCACAGCGATTGCCAGTGACTGGGTGGCGGTGGACATGGCCGCCCCGGAAGCTCTGGTGGGTGAAGATTTGGTCACGCCGGATGCCTTGGGCAACACCGCACACGCCGACAAGATTGCCAACCCAGACAACATCAAGTTCTCAGAAAAACTGCGCACGCTGTTCATTGGCGAAGACAGCGGCATGCACGTCAACAACTTCTTGTGGGCTTACAACGTCGACACCAAGGAGCTTTCACGCATCCAGTCTTGCCCGGCGGGTGCTGAATCCACCGGTTTGGGGGTTGTGGATGACCTCAATGGCTGGACTTACATCACCAGCAACTTCCAGCACCCTGGTGATTGGGACAAAAAACTGCACAACAAGGTGGAAGCCACGCTAGACCCGCTGGTACGGGCCAACTTCAAAGACCGTTTTGGTGCGGCCGTGGGTTACCTGAGCGCCGGTGGCAAGGCGATCAAACTGAGCTAA